One stretch of Fictibacillus sp. b24 DNA includes these proteins:
- a CDS encoding diacylglycerol/lipid kinase family protein — translation MSVILNPAAGQGRLLNQWNAVLTELKNGFEDVQVYETTAPGEGASFVQQLHQETDLIIAAGGDGTVHEIAEAVLSVKENPPAFGILPGGTCNDFSRALGMNQNPVKAAAQLSEKRIQSIDAGEFNGHFFTNFWGIGLITHVSESIDPDTKEKFGRLSYYLSAAKSFQTWEPFEISIESKEFQFNGNAAMFLAVNGPFTGGIRPFFPDTDIQDGMLDCLLIEEPSISFIWDVLQNRLSDTSKEGQGYHYFQSSEIHIKTAPQQLIDCDGEREHETPAVVKCLKKQLTALIGDVSF, via the coding sequence GTGTCCGTTATCCTTAATCCAGCGGCTGGTCAAGGGCGGCTTCTGAATCAGTGGAATGCTGTTCTTACTGAACTAAAAAATGGTTTTGAGGATGTTCAAGTTTACGAAACGACTGCTCCTGGAGAAGGCGCTTCATTCGTCCAGCAGCTTCATCAAGAAACAGATCTCATCATTGCAGCAGGCGGGGATGGTACTGTCCATGAAATTGCTGAAGCGGTATTGTCGGTAAAAGAAAATCCGCCAGCATTCGGAATATTGCCTGGCGGAACATGCAATGATTTTTCAAGGGCTTTAGGGATGAACCAAAATCCTGTGAAAGCCGCGGCACAGCTTAGTGAGAAAAGAATTCAATCTATTGATGCTGGTGAATTCAACGGTCATTTTTTTACGAATTTTTGGGGAATCGGACTGATCACTCACGTATCAGAGTCCATTGATCCTGATACAAAAGAAAAATTCGGCAGGCTTTCTTATTATTTATCAGCTGCTAAATCCTTTCAAACATGGGAACCCTTCGAGATTTCAATAGAATCTAAAGAATTTCAATTTAACGGAAATGCCGCGATGTTTCTTGCGGTTAACGGCCCATTCACTGGAGGCATAAGACCTTTTTTTCCAGATACGGATATTCAAGACGGCATGCTTGATTGCTTGCTGATTGAAGAACCCTCCATTTCATTTATTTGGGATGTCCTTCAAAATCGTTTGTCTGACACATCGAAGGAAGGACAAGGTTATCATTATTTTCAAAGCTCAGAAATACACATAAAAACGGCTCCCCAACAGCTCATTGACTGTGATGGGGAGCGCGAACACGAAACACCTGCAGTCGTAAAATGCCTAAAAAAACAACTGACCGCCCTTATTGGGGATGTTTCCTTTTAA
- a CDS encoding phosphatase PAP2 family protein encodes MLRELANKLPFPILPLLYILGGLALSFFSLNVFFELSEDLMEDERFQFDQVIIEYVSNIRNDTLTGFMKFITFLGSINVLTLLLVGSLIWLIAKRKNYWGAIFYLVAVAGGGLLNLGLKHWFGRIRPENSLIVEQGFSYPSGHAMGSLIYYGFLGYLVVRSRRGKSLKVILAVGFITTILLIGFSRIYLGVHYPSDVLAGFSAGTVWLFICIGGRESIRAYQKRTLPFFKRKHPQ; translated from the coding sequence ATGTTACGAGAACTGGCCAATAAACTACCCTTTCCAATACTGCCGTTACTCTATATATTGGGCGGGCTAGCTCTTTCGTTTTTTTCTTTAAACGTGTTTTTCGAGTTGTCAGAAGACTTGATGGAAGATGAGCGTTTTCAGTTTGATCAAGTCATTATAGAATACGTTTCAAACATAAGAAACGATACCTTAACTGGATTTATGAAATTTATTACCTTTTTAGGATCTATTAATGTTCTTACTCTCTTATTAGTGGGAAGTCTTATTTGGCTGATCGCAAAGAGAAAGAATTATTGGGGTGCTATTTTTTATTTAGTGGCAGTAGCAGGTGGCGGCCTACTAAATCTTGGTTTAAAGCATTGGTTTGGAAGAATACGTCCTGAAAATAGTTTAATTGTGGAGCAAGGATTCAGCTATCCGAGCGGACATGCTATGGGGAGTTTGATTTATTATGGCTTTCTCGGATATTTGGTTGTGAGAAGCAGAAGAGGGAAGTCTCTTAAAGTAATACTAGCTGTTGGTTTTATTACAACCATTTTGCTGATCGGTTTTAGCCGCATTTACTTAGGGGTTCATTATCCATCCGATGTGTTAGCTGGTTTTTCAGCAGGAACGGTCTGGCTGTTCATATGTATCGGTGGCAGGGAATCGATTAGAGCGTATCAAAAAAGGACGCTTCCTTTTTTTAAAAGGAAACATCCCCAATAA
- a CDS encoding DUF3243 domain-containing protein: MVDEERNVDTSKVEETASRMSESKKDEILSNFEEFKSYLHSKVQIGEKMGMSEETLAKTAEKVADYLADHEEPRNSEENLLKELWKVGEQEERHKLAHMLVKLVK, encoded by the coding sequence ATGGTTGATGAAGAACGCAATGTAGACACAAGCAAGGTGGAGGAAACAGCAAGCCGAATGAGTGAGAGCAAAAAAGACGAAATTTTATCGAACTTCGAAGAGTTTAAAAGTTACCTGCACAGCAAAGTACAGATTGGTGAAAAAATGGGGATGAGTGAAGAAACGCTTGCAAAAACAGCTGAGAAAGTAGCAGATTACTTAGCAGACCATGAGGAGCCACGCAATTCAGAAGAAAACCTTTTAAAAGAGCTGTGGAAAGTTGGGGAACAAGAAGAGCGCCATAAGCTCGCTCATATGCTAGTAAAGCTTGTAAAGTAA
- a CDS encoding ferritin-like domain-containing protein, producing MEKDLQALIDGLNEDLANEYSAIIMYNHNAATVSGLYRQILKPFFQSEIADEQGHALYLAEKIKTLGGTPTTQPKPVKQVESVREMLEEARNAEEDTIRRYEERKEQASNLKLTELVVQLEDMIADETKHKEEMDRLLTDSRF from the coding sequence ATGGAAAAAGACTTACAAGCACTAATCGATGGACTAAACGAGGATCTTGCAAACGAGTACTCAGCAATCATTATGTACAATCATAATGCTGCAACGGTTTCTGGGTTGTACCGCCAAATTCTTAAACCTTTTTTCCAAAGTGAAATTGCTGACGAACAAGGACACGCTCTTTACCTAGCTGAAAAGATTAAGACACTTGGAGGAACACCAACTACTCAACCAAAACCAGTTAAACAAGTTGAGAGCGTTCGTGAAATGCTGGAAGAAGCTCGAAATGCTGAAGAAGATACAATCAGACGCTATGAAGAGCGCAAGGAACAAGCTTCTAACCTAAAATTGACTGAGCTTGTTGTTCAGTTGGAAGATATGATCGCTGATGAAACGAAGCATAAAGAAGAAATGGATCGCTTACTTACCGACAGCCGTTTCTAA
- a CDS encoding EcsC family protein — protein MNEYEQKVAQELKQWEIEMCKRPSLWNKATKSVQTKINEKIPQKVHDVITASMKQMIKATLIGSKYTTKRTIKFTADLRERDYKFQDRLAFYKKTAAVEGAGTGAGGILLGLADFPLLLGIKMKFLFEAASIYGLDVRDYRERIFILHVFRLAFSDPHKRKEAYEKVVHWKETIKEFPEHPNSIDQLNWQDLQQDYRDHIDLIKMLQMVPGLGAIVGAYANYHFLDDLGQVAKNCFRWRLLTDEKNKKIINKKHPL, from the coding sequence ATGAACGAATATGAACAAAAAGTCGCTCAAGAGCTAAAACAATGGGAAATTGAGATGTGCAAAAGGCCGTCACTTTGGAATAAAGCAACAAAATCGGTTCAAACCAAGATAAACGAAAAAATTCCTCAAAAAGTGCACGACGTCATAACAGCAAGTATGAAACAAATGATTAAAGCCACTTTAATCGGCTCAAAATATACAACAAAAAGAACGATCAAATTTACAGCAGATCTTCGTGAACGTGATTACAAGTTTCAAGATCGTCTTGCTTTTTACAAGAAAACAGCTGCAGTAGAAGGAGCTGGAACAGGTGCAGGCGGTATTTTGCTCGGACTAGCAGATTTTCCTTTGCTTCTTGGTATTAAGATGAAGTTCCTTTTTGAAGCTGCAAGTATATATGGGCTGGATGTAAGGGACTACAGGGAGCGTATTTTCATTTTGCACGTATTTCGTCTCGCTTTCTCCGATCCTCATAAACGGAAAGAGGCATATGAAAAGGTTGTCCATTGGAAGGAAACCATTAAGGAGTTTCCGGAACATCCAAATTCTATTGATCAGCTGAACTGGCAGGATTTGCAGCAGGACTATCGAGATCATATCGACCTTATAAAAATGCTTCAGATGGTGCCGGGCTTAGGGGCGATTGTAGGAGCGTATGCCAATTATCACTTTCTAGATGATTTGGGCCAAGTGGCGAAGAATTGTTTTAGGTGGCGTTTGTTGACAGATGAAAAAAACAAAAAAATCATAAATAAAAAGCACCCGCTTTAA
- a CDS encoding ABC transporter permease, with protein sequence MIDVKKLWTKRRNAHLTQTLKYFSLMANSGLIVSLILLIVIGSVYYAKLLQALPKDFPAVFVLTIVFSIWLTKSAIRTLLKEGDLVFLLPVESGMKQYFSKAISSATATGAFSTLFIFTLLWPVVQVFIHDGWKMYVTFGFFLIAAKVFNIYVSWEERRLPYKSHQLNYRILRFIVNFVYAYLLFNEAYIFLIAIFAIMYVLKNFVFGVFKKQHGYQWEMLLAEEQALKMKGYRLVNYFTDVPALKQTVHKRPWLNGLAAFSFKKKNALSSLYTKTFIRSGDYLGLYIRLILVGFFFLYLIPAGWWQLVVVFLFFQMFSLQLFTLYTQYRWNVIFMIYPVEQAVKVKAFQKWLKNLLLLQGIFYGVFYGFLTGDWLIAVLMPVAALVYGLLRLPSMTKKHVTLTP encoded by the coding sequence ATGATTGATGTGAAAAAATTATGGACAAAACGGCGCAATGCCCATTTAACGCAAACACTTAAATATTTTAGTTTAATGGCAAACAGCGGGCTCATTGTTTCCTTAATTTTGCTCATCGTTATTGGAAGTGTGTATTATGCGAAGCTGCTTCAAGCGCTGCCTAAAGATTTCCCAGCCGTCTTCGTTCTTACAATTGTTTTTTCAATCTGGTTAACGAAGAGTGCAATCCGTACGTTGTTAAAAGAAGGAGATCTTGTATTTCTGCTCCCTGTGGAATCAGGAATGAAACAATATTTCTCAAAAGCCATCTCTTCAGCTACAGCAACAGGGGCTTTTTCAACACTATTCATTTTTACTTTGCTCTGGCCGGTCGTTCAAGTTTTTATTCATGATGGCTGGAAAATGTACGTGACTTTTGGCTTCTTTTTAATTGCAGCTAAAGTATTCAACATATACGTGTCATGGGAAGAAAGAAGACTGCCCTATAAAAGTCATCAGTTGAACTATAGAATCTTGAGGTTCATTGTGAATTTTGTGTATGCTTATCTGCTCTTTAATGAAGCATACATCTTTTTAATCGCAATCTTTGCAATTATGTATGTGCTGAAAAATTTTGTTTTTGGCGTCTTTAAAAAGCAGCATGGCTATCAGTGGGAAATGCTATTAGCAGAAGAACAAGCATTAAAAATGAAGGGCTATCGACTCGTCAATTACTTTACAGATGTACCAGCACTCAAACAGACGGTTCATAAACGACCTTGGTTAAACGGTTTAGCTGCTTTTTCATTTAAAAAGAAAAACGCTTTATCTTCTCTATATACGAAAACGTTTATCCGTTCGGGTGATTATTTAGGGTTATATATCCGTTTAATCTTAGTCGGCTTCTTCTTCCTCTATTTGATTCCAGCTGGATGGTGGCAGCTCGTTGTTGTTTTTTTGTTTTTTCAAATGTTCTCACTGCAGTTGTTTACCCTTTACACGCAATACAGGTGGAATGTTATTTTCATGATCTACCCTGTTGAGCAAGCCGTGAAGGTTAAAGCTTTTCAGAAGTGGCTTAAAAACTTGTTGCTCTTACAAGGGATTTTTTATGGAGTCTTTTACGGATTCCTAACAGGCGATTGGCTGATCGCCGTGTTAATGCCTGTTGCAGCATTAGTTTACGGTTTACTTCGTTTACCTTCTATGACAAAAAAGCATGTAACATTAACTCCTTAG
- a CDS encoding ABC transporter ATP-binding protein: MKPILEVNDLTGGYLPNQPVIHHLDFSVKENEIVGLIGLNGAGKSTTIKHVLGLMEPMSGTSKIDGQTFRDEPEIYRSQFTYIPEVPILYEELTLWEHLELTAMAYGLEEQTFLTRVRPLLEEFRMDNKIKWFPSQFSKGMKQKVMILCALLVEPKLYIVDEPFVGLDPLGIQSFLEYMVKFRNSGAGVLMSTHILSTAERYCDRFLILHEGKLVLSGTLDELRVRSGLEKATLDEIYLYVARGKVT; this comes from the coding sequence ATGAAGCCGATCCTTGAAGTTAACGATCTAACAGGAGGTTATCTTCCTAATCAGCCTGTTATTCATCATTTGGATTTCTCGGTAAAGGAAAATGAAATTGTAGGGCTGATCGGTCTGAACGGAGCAGGTAAAAGTACGACGATTAAGCACGTTTTAGGTCTAATGGAACCGATGTCTGGCACATCAAAAATTGATGGACAGACTTTCAGAGATGAACCGGAAATTTATCGCAGTCAATTTACGTACATACCAGAAGTTCCAATTCTTTATGAAGAGCTAACACTTTGGGAGCATCTAGAATTAACAGCAATGGCGTACGGCCTTGAAGAACAAACCTTTTTAACTCGTGTCCGTCCCTTATTGGAAGAGTTTCGAATGGACAACAAGATCAAGTGGTTTCCAAGCCAGTTCTCTAAAGGAATGAAACAAAAGGTAATGATCCTTTGCGCTCTGTTAGTAGAACCGAAGCTGTATATTGTGGATGAACCATTTGTTGGTCTTGATCCACTCGGAATTCAATCCTTTTTGGAGTATATGGTGAAGTTTAGGAACAGCGGAGCAGGTGTTTTGATGTCGACTCATATTTTATCAACGGCAGAAAGATACTGTGATCGTTTTTTAATTTTGCATGAAGGAAAGTTAGTTTTGAGCGGAACTTTAGACGAATTAAGAGTAAGAAGCGGGCTGGAAAAAGCGACATTAGACGAGATCTATCTTTATGTGGCAAGAGGTAAAGTCACATGA
- a CDS encoding PCYCGC motif-containing (lipo)protein produces the protein MKRRQLVLTMTLAAGFLISGCGNQGNEDHKNHQEKSQSKNEGSHQGHENHLPNGDIQELTASMDVLPGFLDKQPKEIAAIYAAAPKYKELLESMPCYCGCGGSAGHKDNYDCFVAENKEGGEIVWDDHGTKCGTCLEIAAVSMSESANGKSDLEIRKMIDEKYKEGYAEPTPTPMPAS, from the coding sequence GTGAAAAGAAGACAACTTGTATTAACGATGACACTTGCTGCTGGTTTTCTCATCTCAGGCTGTGGAAATCAAGGTAATGAAGATCATAAAAATCATCAAGAGAAATCACAATCAAAAAATGAAGGTTCTCATCAAGGACATGAGAATCATCTGCCGAATGGCGATATTCAAGAACTTACGGCGTCAATGGATGTGCTGCCTGGATTTTTAGATAAACAGCCTAAAGAGATTGCAGCCATCTATGCAGCAGCGCCTAAATATAAAGAACTGCTTGAATCTATGCCTTGTTATTGTGGTTGTGGAGGTTCAGCTGGGCATAAAGATAATTATGATTGCTTTGTTGCAGAGAATAAAGAAGGTGGAGAGATCGTTTGGGATGATCATGGAACAAAATGCGGCACGTGTCTTGAAATTGCGGCAGTCAGCATGAGTGAATCAGCGAATGGCAAGAGCGATCTAGAAATCAGAAAAATGATCGATGAAAAATATAAAGAAGGCTATGCAGAACCAACACCAACACCAATGCCTGCTTCATAA
- a CDS encoding HIT family protein: protein MISKKNEVSHLSHDSNCIFCKIVAGEIPSYKVYEDENVLAFLDISQVTKGHTLIIPKEHSKDIFELSAETAAKLYSVVPKIASGIKQTFNPIGLNILNNNGEAAGQSVFHYHMHFIPRYGSGDGFGAVWKTQDTPANEMTEIAQNIKENVKN, encoded by the coding sequence ATGATAAGTAAAAAAAATGAGGTGAGCCACTTGTCCCACGATTCAAACTGCATTTTTTGTAAAATTGTTGCGGGTGAAATTCCATCCTACAAAGTGTATGAAGATGAGAACGTCTTGGCCTTTCTAGACATCAGCCAAGTGACAAAAGGACATACGCTGATCATTCCTAAAGAGCACTCCAAGGATATTTTTGAACTGTCTGCAGAAACAGCAGCGAAACTTTATTCTGTCGTGCCTAAAATTGCTTCAGGAATTAAACAAACGTTTAATCCAATTGGTCTGAACATCTTAAATAACAACGGTGAAGCAGCTGGACAATCTGTTTTCCACTATCACATGCACTTTATCCCTCGATATGGATCGGGTGACGGTTTTGGTGCGGTCTGGAAAACGCAGGATACCCCTGCGAACGAAATGACTGAAATTGCTCAAAATATTAAAGAAAACGTTAAAAACTAG
- the serC gene encoding 3-phosphoserine/phosphohydroxythreonine transaminase has translation MTRIYFQAGPTTLPKEVMQQAKEEWDDFQNTGLNIMEHSHRGKDYEDIHEQAKNRMRSLLDIPDTHDVLFLQGGASLQFAMIPMNLITDGKTAKYILTGSWSEKAYQEAQRIGSSESVITGKASGYRTLPVIDYVPSENDAYLHITSNNTIYGTQWPDLNAFSHPALVADMSSDIMSRPFSVDKYGLIYAGAQKNLGPSGVTAVIIRKDLLQDSKTVPSILSYSVHAKNKSLYNTPPVYSIYLLNLVLGWVERSGGVNEMEIRNQKKANVIYDAIDRSKGFYNGYATRDSRSDMNITFTLGSQDLEQQFIKESEENGIYGLNGHRSVGGFRASIYNAVPQESCDSLAEFMVQFQEKYGK, from the coding sequence ATGACACGCATTTATTTCCAAGCAGGACCAACAACACTGCCCAAAGAGGTTATGCAGCAAGCGAAAGAAGAATGGGATGATTTTCAAAACACTGGTTTAAATATCATGGAGCACAGTCATAGGGGAAAAGATTACGAAGACATCCATGAACAAGCAAAGAACCGAATGAGAAGCTTGCTCGATATCCCGGATACACATGATGTTTTGTTTTTACAAGGCGGCGCAAGTCTGCAATTCGCTATGATCCCAATGAACCTTATCACTGATGGAAAAACGGCAAAGTATATTCTAACAGGCTCTTGGTCTGAAAAAGCTTATCAAGAAGCACAGAGAATCGGATCGAGTGAATCCGTTATAACCGGTAAGGCTTCTGGATATCGTACGCTTCCTGTAATAGATTATGTACCAAGCGAAAATGATGCCTACCTACACATCACCTCTAACAACACGATTTATGGCACTCAATGGCCAGACTTAAATGCATTTTCACATCCTGCTCTTGTAGCTGACATGTCGAGTGATATTATGAGCAGACCTTTTTCTGTCGATAAATACGGCCTGATCTATGCAGGAGCTCAAAAGAACCTCGGTCCATCTGGTGTAACTGCTGTCATTATTAGAAAAGATCTTTTGCAAGATAGCAAAACCGTCCCATCGATCTTGTCCTATTCTGTTCATGCAAAAAACAAATCTCTATACAACACCCCTCCCGTCTATTCGATCTATCTTCTTAACCTCGTTCTCGGCTGGGTTGAGAGGTCAGGCGGTGTGAACGAGATGGAAATTAGGAATCAGAAGAAAGCAAACGTCATTTATGATGCCATCGACCGCAGCAAAGGTTTTTACAACGGCTACGCAACGCGTGATTCACGTTCAGACATGAATATTACGTTTACGTTGGGCAGCCAAGACCTAGAACAGCAATTTATAAAAGAGAGCGAAGAAAACGGAATCTACGGTTTAAATGGCCACCGATCTGTTGGCGGATTCAGAGCATCTATCTATAATGCCGTTCCCCAAGAATCTTGCGACAGCCTTGCAGAGTTCATGGTTCAATTTCAGGAAAAATACGGAAAGTAG
- a CDS encoding tryptophan transporter translates to MNTKSLALTSVLIALGYVFHTIVPPLFFGMKPDLLLVMMFLAIMLAPTKQNVLIASMAAGVISALTTGMAGGQIANIVEKPITAFIFLALFLLAKKVKVNAISAVLLTVVGTIISGTLFLLVAMLVAGLPGSLFSFIGMIVVPTSIVSGLIMFFIYPVAERFSKRSSLTA, encoded by the coding sequence ATGAATACTAAATCACTAGCTTTAACTTCTGTACTTATTGCATTAGGGTATGTTTTTCACACGATCGTACCGCCATTATTTTTTGGAATGAAACCTGATTTGCTGCTCGTAATGATGTTTTTAGCTATCATGCTTGCCCCTACGAAACAAAACGTATTGATCGCAAGTATGGCTGCAGGTGTTATATCAGCACTAACAACAGGAATGGCTGGCGGACAAATTGCAAATATCGTTGAAAAACCAATAACTGCTTTTATCTTTTTGGCTTTGTTCCTATTAGCTAAAAAAGTAAAAGTAAATGCAATTAGCGCCGTTCTTCTAACGGTAGTCGGAACCATTATCAGTGGAACATTATTCCTTCTTGTCGCAATGCTTGTAGCCGGACTGCCAGGCTCACTATTCAGTTTTATCGGAATGATTGTTGTTCCAACGAGCATTGTTAGCGGATTGATCATGTTCTTCATATATCCAGTAGCAGAACGATTTTCTAAACGATCAAGTTTAACAGCATAA
- a CDS encoding YkvA family protein — translation MKQNTIGNYFNKMKEKASAVLESSTQTGELVSEAESKSSQPESQGLNKLGSQVKALVRLVKSYKKGDYRDVSKKSLVLMVAGLLYFVSPIDAVPDFLIGAGLLDDATVLAFIFKTLSSEIDAFQSWEEEKEEEDTYVKPAP, via the coding sequence TTGAAACAAAATACAATCGGTAACTATTTCAACAAAATGAAAGAAAAAGCGAGTGCTGTCCTTGAAAGTTCTACCCAAACAGGTGAGCTTGTATCAGAAGCGGAAAGCAAAAGTTCACAGCCGGAAAGCCAAGGGCTGAATAAATTAGGGTCACAAGTAAAAGCTCTAGTACGACTCGTAAAGTCTTATAAAAAAGGCGATTATCGTGATGTTTCTAAAAAGTCTTTAGTACTTATGGTGGCTGGACTTCTGTATTTTGTGAGTCCGATCGATGCTGTTCCAGATTTTCTTATCGGTGCAGGATTACTAGATGATGCTACCGTACTTGCTTTTATTTTTAAAACCCTATCGAGCGAAATAGATGCGTTTCAATCTTGGGAAGAAGAGAAAGAGGAAGAAGACACATACGTAAAGCCAGCTCCTTAA
- a CDS encoding YtxH domain-containing protein, giving the protein MSKQKSMVVGFALGTVVTAAATLLSTPKAGKEVRKDLKENMDKMKSTFSSIKRDGIQLRAKIKFANKEKEEALKETAASTIEEVPEEMEQEIK; this is encoded by the coding sequence ATGTCAAAACAAAAATCCATGGTAGTAGGTTTCGCATTAGGAACGGTAGTAACAGCAGCAGCTACATTACTTTCAACACCTAAAGCAGGTAAGGAAGTAAGAAAAGACTTGAAAGAAAATATGGATAAAATGAAATCTACTTTTTCTAGCATTAAGCGTGACGGGATTCAGCTTAGAGCAAAGATCAAATTTGCTAATAAGGAAAAAGAAGAGGCTCTAAAAGAAACAGCTGCATCTACAATTGAAGAAGTACCTGAAGAGATGGAACAAGAAATCAAATAA
- a CDS encoding HTH-type transcriptional regulator Hpr, with protein MNKDQLYSFQEAMIYSHKLSQISKALWKSVEKDWQNWIKDYGLNINEHHILWIAHHLEGASISDIAKFGVMHVSTAFNFSKKLEEQGYLTFSKKEDDKRNTYICLTPKGEELLLQTLNTYDPSKFGVFSASMPIKELFGRFPEFPELMSIIRNLYGDDFMSIFNKLEEKIEASIGEQTSSPVMAAEEIASSHS; from the coding sequence ATGAACAAAGATCAATTATATAGTTTTCAAGAAGCCATGATCTATAGTCACAAACTTTCACAGATTAGTAAAGCTTTATGGAAAAGCGTCGAAAAGGATTGGCAAAATTGGATAAAAGATTATGGTTTGAACATCAATGAACATCATATTCTTTGGATTGCTCATCATCTTGAGGGTGCATCAATCTCTGATATTGCAAAATTTGGTGTTATGCACGTTTCCACAGCGTTTAACTTCTCTAAGAAGCTTGAAGAACAAGGCTATCTAACATTTTCTAAAAAAGAAGATGATAAGCGAAATACATATATTTGTCTAACACCTAAAGGTGAAGAGCTTTTACTTCAAACACTAAATACGTATGATCCTTCAAAATTCGGTGTTTTCAGTGCTTCCATGCCAATTAAAGAGCTTTTTGGCAGATTCCCTGAATTTCCAGAACTGATGTCGATTATCCGTAATCTTTATGGTGATGACTTTATGTCGATTTTTAACAAACTAGAAGAAAAGATCGAAGCATCAATCGGTGAACAAACTTCCTCGCCTGTTATGGCAGCTGAGGAAATTGCCTCTTCTCATTCGTAA
- a CDS encoding DUF1878 family protein, with amino-acid sequence METVEERLERLEFYNQLTIESVDLTSYPFFRLVMEKKLTEQEVKDIFLLCDELQKKYEMQSEEGFVHYTPLLLHFAGMLTPKLSPRETITALLQQEKYISLMEKLYELSVRYE; translated from the coding sequence ATGGAAACGGTGGAGGAAAGATTAGAAAGACTAGAATTTTATAATCAGCTTACGATTGAGAGTGTCGATCTAACTTCGTATCCGTTCTTCAGACTGGTCATGGAAAAAAAGCTCACCGAGCAAGAAGTAAAGGATATCTTCCTTCTTTGCGATGAGCTTCAGAAAAAATATGAAATGCAGAGTGAAGAAGGCTTTGTTCATTACACACCGCTGCTGCTGCATTTTGCAGGCATGTTAACGCCAAAGCTCTCACCAAGAGAAACGATTACAGCATTGCTTCAACAAGAGAAATACATTTCCTTGATGGAGAAACTGTATGAATTATCTGTTCGTTACGAATGA
- a CDS encoding YpmS family protein, with the protein MRNGWKAAFFALLLLLLIIPAAIVILLLKDPAGGHLDRSMLKSDLRENQKLLSIHTEKEQVEDLLNKELRKKAPNVNVYVNLRNDEAVLNGSFVAFKQEIPYQITFTPEVMDNGDLLLKEKDMQVGRFPIPGDEVFTLLKDTIEFPEWVDVYPADESILMRITEMPTKPGYAVKAEEFDLKKNSIKLGVYTKN; encoded by the coding sequence ATGAGAAACGGATGGAAAGCTGCGTTTTTTGCTTTGCTGCTGCTTCTTTTGATCATACCTGCAGCCATAGTTATACTGCTTTTGAAAGATCCGGCGGGTGGCCATTTGGATCGAAGCATGCTGAAATCAGATTTACGTGAAAATCAAAAATTGCTGAGTATACATACAGAAAAAGAGCAGGTTGAGGATCTGCTTAATAAGGAATTGCGAAAAAAGGCGCCAAACGTAAATGTATATGTGAATTTAAGGAATGATGAAGCCGTTCTTAATGGTTCTTTTGTTGCTTTTAAGCAGGAGATTCCCTATCAAATTACGTTTACACCAGAAGTCATGGATAACGGTGATTTGCTTTTAAAAGAGAAGGATATGCAAGTCGGACGTTTTCCTATACCAGGGGATGAGGTGTTTACACTGCTAAAAGATACAATTGAATTCCCGGAATGGGTGGATGTATATCCAGCCGATGAAAGCATCTTGATGAGGATAACCGAAATGCCTACAAAACCAGGTTATGCTGTTAAAGCTGAAGAGTTTGATTTAAAGAAGAACTCAATTAAATTAGGAGTCTATACGAAGAACTAG
- a CDS encoding YjcZ family sporulation protein gives MGYGHGKGFALIVVLFILLIIVGAACFC, from the coding sequence ATGGGCTACGGGCATGGAAAAGGCTTCGCATTAATCGTTGTATTGTTTATCTTGTTGATCATCGTAGGTGCTGCATGTTTCTGCTAA
- a CDS encoding YjcZ family sporulation protein has protein sequence MEKEKGGMMMGYGYGHDFGGGFALILVLFILLIIIGACYCY, from the coding sequence ATGGAGAAAGAAAAGGGAGGTATGATGATGGGTTATGGTTACGGTCATGATTTTGGGGGAGGATTTGCATTAATCTTAGTTCTTTTTATCCTTCTCATCATTATAGGAGCTTGTTACTGCTATTGA